One window from the genome of Phoenix dactylifera cultivar Barhee BC4 unplaced genomic scaffold, palm_55x_up_171113_PBpolish2nd_filt_p 000598F, whole genome shotgun sequence encodes:
- the LOC120106654 gene encoding putative germin-like protein 2-1, with the protein MASRILLLAFLALVSSHAIASDPSPLQDFCVADKTSHVFVNGLACKNPNDVRADDFFFSGLDRPGDTANKLGSNVTLVNVEKIAGLNTLGISLARIDFAPYGLNPPHIHPRATEILTVLEGSLYVGFVTSNTDNRLFAKVINKGDVFVFPQGLIHFQFNYGTKNAVAIAALSSQNPGVITVANAVFGSKPPISRDVLAKAFQVDKKTIDWLQAQFWMDNNN; encoded by the exons ATGGCTTCACGCATCCTCCTCCTTGCTTTCCTTGCGCTGGTTTCTTCTCACGCAATTGCTTCTGATCCTAGTCCCCTCCAGGACTTCTGTGTTGCTGACAAAACGTCCCATG TATTTGTCAACGGTCTTGCGTGCAAGAACCCAAACGATGTCAGAGCTGAtgatttcttcttctccggccTCGACAGGCCTGGCGACACTGCAAACAAACTTGGATCGAATGTGACTTTAGTTAATGTGGAGAAAATTGCAGGGCTCAACACCCTTGGCATCTCATTGGCTCGCATAGACTTTGCTCCTTATGGCCTGAACCCACCTCACATCCACCCTCGGGCGACAGAGATTTTGACGGTGTTGGAAGGCTCACTCTATGTGGGTTTTGTGACTTCCAACACGGACAACCGTCTCTTTGCCAAAGTCATCAACAAGGGTGATGTGTTCGTGTTCCCCCAAGGTCTAATTCACTTCCAGTTCAACTACGGGACGAAGAATGCTGTTGCTATTGCCGCATTGAGCAGCCAAAACCCTGGTGTGATCACTGTAGCCAATGCGGTGTTTGGGTCGAAGCCGCCCATCTCTCGTGACGTTCTTGCAAAGGCCTTTCAGGTGGACAAGAAGACTATTGACTGGCTGCAGGCTCAGTTCTGGATGGACAACAACAACTGA